The Borrelia sp. HM sequence TTCCCAGATATTTCTATACCTTGATCAAATAAAACTTTTAAAACAGCAAGAGCTGTACAAGGAATAAACCCTCTTTTATCACCTAAAATCAACTTACCCAAATTAATAGCAGAAAGCCCATCTACATCTTTGAAATCTAATATACTATTTAAAACTAGATTTAAATTTATCGAACCACAAATAGGCAACTGAACAATGATACCATCAGTAGATTCATTTAAATTTTCATATTCAATAGATTGTAAAATATCATTTTGCCCTGAATTCTTAGCTAATCTAATAACATTTAAATTAATACCAATCTCTTTTGATACTCTTTCCTTAACAGAAACATAAAGTTTACTTGCAGGATTATCATTTGCTAAAATGACTTTTAAAGAAATTTTATCCACTAAATCATGATAGATTAAAAAATCCTTTAATAATAAATAATACTGATTTGCAAACGATTTACCATCAAAAATATTACCCAAATAAAAATTTCCTCATAACCAAAATTTAGATAAAAAGATTATGTATTATACTACAATTGTAGTGTAAACATAAAGAATATAAATTAACACAAAAATTAATTGTAATAAAACCTATTTTTAAATATAATAACTTTATAATAATTTTCAAATGACAAAGTTTTTTAAATATGGAGAATAATGATAAAAAATCTTTTAATAGGAGCCATTTTCCCTCTCTTACTATTATTAACCAACGTAAAAAAAATTGAAGCATATTCAATCGATAAAAAAGGCAATTCTATTATGAGCGCAGATTTAAGTTTAGGTATTCCACTCTTTTATAATGATCTATCAAAAACCTTTTCATCAAATCTATATCCTGGAGGCATTGGAGCACTTAAATACCAATATTACATCTTAAGTAACTTAGCTATAGGTCTTGAGCTTAGATACTTATTTAATTTTGATATTAATCATTCATTTAGCTTATTAAATCCTGAATCTAGTATAGGAAAAACACTAAGTACAGTACCCATAACATTCCTAATAAGCTATGTCTTTAACATAAGCGATCTTTTTCAAATACCTATATTTTCAAATATAGGATTTTCTTTAAGCTCTTATGGAGACAAAAGTGATAATATCTCAAATTTAAGAACTTTTGATACAATGCCCGTAATATCTATTGGTTCTGGGATTTTTTGGAACTTTAATCATAAATGGGCTTTAGGAATGACAACTGCATGGTGGACAATATTTGAATTTGGAAATTCAGCTAAAATGGGACATTTTTTAATAATATCACTATCAGTAATAGTGAATATAAGTAAATTGTAGGTTGTTATTATGAACAAAAAAAATTTGAAAAAATTTATATTTCTTATGATAATAATATTAACATTTTTCATTCTCTCATGTTCAAGTGAATCTATCTTTTCACAACTAAGCAAATTACAAAAAATAAATAACAAGAATAATACACTAGACAGTGCAAGTCCAAGTGGTATATCCCTAGTAAATGATACTCTTTATATTGCAGCAATGCACTTATTTAAAAAAGAAAACGGAAAAGTTGAAAAGGTCAATTTTAATAATTCTTATGAATTTGTACTTGATTTAGTAAATGTCTCAGGAACAACTTATTTATTAGTTCAAAACAAAAATGGACAACTAGAACTATACACCCTTCAAAACAATAACTGGATACTTAAACTGAAAAAGGATGATTTAATTGCAATTAAATTTTTAAAATCTATAACTACAAGTGGTATTTCTTCAGCTTATATCTTAGCATTAGAAGAAACTGGAAAACAAATAATTTTAGATTTAAATGGAAATAATCAGACGCCAAGCGGCACAACCAATAATGATAAATTTTATCAACTCTCAAACGATAACAATATGTCAATTACAGGTAGTTTTTCAAAAATTTGGGAACTACAGGGAGGAAGAAAAGTTATAAATGTTAACTCAACAAATGCAATAATGGCAATAATAGAAACAAATATTCGGGGATTTAAGGAAACCTTAGTAATCACTGGAAAAGAATATGATAATACATCAGATAATCAATTCAAAATATACTCAAGCACAAATCATTATCAATCTCCAATATTTAATTATGAAGGAATTGGAGAATTTACTTCATATTTTGCAAGAGAAGTTAATGGAGTGATACTTATTGGAAGTAATAGTGGATTTGTAGAACTTGTTAAAGATAAAAACACATTTACTTTGCAACCACCTTCACAATCTGTACTATCAGGCTCTTATAATGGTTCACAATTAAGCAAAACAAAACTTAATGATATTATACCCATATCAAATAACATAATTTACATACTAACCCAAGGTAAAGGATTATGGAAAGTTGAAAACAAAAAGTTAACTAAAGAATAGACGATGAAAACTCATTGTAAAATTTGAGTATTTAAATTTAGCAGAGCTTTCATTAAAATATTTTTTAACTTTAATGCCTAAGTTAATATTTAACTTAGACCTAAAATATAAGTAATTTATGTTATTTTTATCAAAAATTTGACCCTCATCATTAATTACTCTAATTTGAAAATTCAATAATTTCTTAACAAGTAATATATCTCTGGTAACCACTATACTATTCTCATCAACTAATTCTAAAATAAAAGAATCAACATTATTGACAACTTTAACAATAGTATTGTTTGATATCTCTAAATTTAAATACCGATTTGCAACTAAAATAAGCCCTACTTCTCTAATTAATACAAAATTTTGTAAAAATTTTATTACCCGAAAATTACAAGAATCAGCATCAACAAAAATTTTATTTAACAATTTTATTATCCACTATCTTTAACATTAATAAAGACAAAATATGAGACTTTTTAACAGGTCCAAAAACTCTAGAATCATTTAAAATTTTTAAGTTTTCATTTAATAAAAAAAATTCATTTTTCTTTAAAACAAAACACTTAATAATTTCATTGAAGCTAAAAAAATTATTTAATTCATAACCACTCATAAGCTTACCATTTAAATAATACAAATTATTATCTCTTTTATAAATCAAAACGTCAAAACCCTTAACATAAACTATGTCTCCATGAGTAGCCACTATCTTTGCAATTTTATAACTTTTTTTATTAAAAAATTTATTTAAAAGAAATAAATCTCTGAAAAAATCTAGAATAAAATTTTTTTTTAAATTTAAATCTTCATAAAGCACAATATCATTTATTTTTAAAGGTTTAAAAAAAGTTCTCATATATTTTGAAACAAAAATCAAACTGTTATTTTTTGTTATTAAAGGCGACATCTCATCACCTTGAAAAGTAAAAATCTGTAAAACAAATTTTGTAAAAAAATAATTTAATATTAAAAATAATAAAATAAAACTTAAAAAATCCTGTCTCCTCTTTTTCTGTAAGAGTCTTTGCTCAAAAGTTAAATATGATGACATATGCTACTAAATCAAACCTATTCTAGAAAGAGGAAAATATATAAAAATAGCTCTGCCAAGAATCTTATCTTTATCTATGACTCCAAAAAATCTACCATCATAAGAATTATCTCTATTATCTCCAATAGGCAATATATATCCATAAGGCACATATATACCATAATCTTTAGTTATAGCCTTTTCCATATAATAATCAACATATGGCATGAAAGCTACCAAATAGCGATACTCCAACCTTTCAACTTCAAATCTATCAAGTTCTTTAACATTAAAAAATGAAAAATCAGACATATTTTCTACATTAATGCTTAATTGATTTAGCGCAATAAACATAGCAAGATTATCATAAACTTTATAATCTAAATCTTGTATAGATTTCTTAATACTAAAAGTATATCCTAAGGAAGTTTTATAAAAATCTTCTTCTATAAAATTTTCTTCTCCTTCTTTTTTAACAAATACTTTCCCCTCTCGAAACCTTACAAGCTGACCATCTGAAAATAATGCTCTTTTAACAAGGAATCTAACACTAGGATTCCCATTCTCATCTTTATCAAGATCAATAAAACTAAAAGTTAACATGTAAAGTAATCTATGTAAAATATCAAAAAAAAGTCCTTTTGATTTATATTCTATATTTTCAAAAATAACAATATCTGTCTCATTTGGCTCTTGTAATCCATTAACTTTTAACACTCCCGGCAAAAGTTCAGGTCCATAAGAAAATTTGTCCACAAATAATAAATCTCCAACTTGAAGAGTATTTTCCATAGAACCAGATGGAATTCTATATGCTTGTAAAAAATATTGATTTATTCCCAAAACAAAAATCGCCGCACCTAAAAGTTCAAATAAAAAGTTAATAATAAAGCCACGCTTTTTAGCTTTCAATTTATAAAAATATTTTTTTCTCTTTCTATAAGTTAAATATCGCTCAACAATTCTCACCAAAAAGTTAGCAAAACTATCTAATTTTTCTAAATACATAAACTTATCCTCATTCTCAAAATCAAATTATATCCAAAATCAAAAATTATTAATATCCTTATAATCACAAAGCCTTATAAAAAAGAACAATATCTAAAATCAAGGCATATAAGCAAGGATATATAGAATGCACAAGCTAATATTGTAATTTTATAAAAAAATAAAAATAAAATAATGCCACACTTGTATTTTGTAATTAATAAAAATTAATTACAATAGAAAATAAGCACATTCCAATTAAAAAATCACAAACATATTCAATATTGAATTTCTTCTCATACTTTCTTATAATCACTATATATGCTCGAAGAAAATGGTAATCTTATTAATACTAATACTAATGAAGAAATGCTTAAAGTAAAGTTAAAACCAGTGTTAGGAATAACGCCAAAGGTTTATATTTTCTTCATAATAATTATATTACCCTTAATAATACCGGTTATTTTAATTATAAATAATAAGCTCAAAAATCCCGGAGCATATTTAAAAATCAAAACTAATATCAACAATGCACATGTTTATCTAAATGAAAAGTATATTGGAAGAACCCCATTAAATAAATATACAAGTGCTACTAAAGGAATTTTAAAAATACAAAGACTAGGATTTGAACCCTATGAAAAAAAAATTGAAATACATAATAGTTTGTTCAAAACATATAAGTTCAGTATTGATTTAAAACTAAGAGATCCTGACAAAATCATTGCACAAAGACAAAAAGAACTCTCAGTCATGACAAAAATCAAAAATACTAATAACAACATAAAATTGATTCCTGTATTCTCACTACTTTTAAATGATTTCAAAAATAATCCAGAACATATAATAAAATTCTTCAAATCATCCATTCGATATTTAAATTCAAATGAAATATTTAAAGATTTTCTTAAATCATATAAAAGAATCTACTTAATAAAAAGTAATAACAATAAAGAAATATGGGAATCTTTGCAACAAAATTTTAATTTAGACAACAGATCAATAATTTGGTTTTTTCAAAACTTAGATAAGGAACAACAAAAGCAAATATCTCAAGAAACGTGGTTCCAAGCATTAACAGAAAAATTAAAAAATAATAATAAGATTTTAAAATTTAAAAATAACAGGATAAATTTACATCTAAATAATTTTACAAAGATACAATCAAAAAATATTGAAAATATTCAAAATTACAAGTTATACTCACAAAACATTAAACTAAAAACCACATATAACTTAAAAGAATTTTTAATCCAAAACAAAAATGTCACTAAAGCTGAATATCAAGATTTCTTAAATGAAAATCCAAAATGGACACTAAATAATAAAGATAATCTAATAAAAGAAGAACTTGTAGATGAAAGTTATCTTAAAACCTTTAAGCAAATGCCCTCAAATGAAGACATTACAAATATATCGTATCATGCAGCCATAGAATATGCTAAATGGTATTCTTTAAATTTACCAAAAGGATTTAAAGCAAGACTTCCCATAGCTCAAGAATGGGAACTATATCAACAAGAAGTACCAACTTCCATAAATAGTATAAATGTCAATGAAATATCTAAAAAAGTTGGGTTTTGGAACTTAATGCAAAACTCAAACTTTAATGACACTCTATTATTTCAAAATGACTATGAAAATGATATATATTCTACAAATTTAAATTTCAATTCACTGTACACTGAAATTAGAACATATAACTATAATGACAATAAAATGCTTAAACCTTCAACACAAGCCTCATTTTTTAAAAGTTGGAGTTATTCACCAAATATTGGATTTAGATTAGTGATTGAAAAGGAATAAATATGAGCATATTATTGCTTGAAAATAAAAAAGCAAGTTTCAATTATTTTATTGAAGATAAAATAAACTGCGGAATTGTTTTAAAAGGAACTGAGGTTAAATCAATTAAATTGAAAAAATTTTCATTTAATGATAGTTTTGCTAACATTAAAAAGGATGAAATATGGCTTGAAAATTTACATATAGCAAAGTATAAAGAAGGTAATACTTTCAATCATGAAGAAACAAGACGCAGAAAACTTCTTATAACAAAAAAAGAAATACAAAAACTGAAAAAGTTTAAAGAAAAAGAAGGATACACATTAGTCCCTATTTCAATTTATCTTAAAAATTCATTGATAAAAGTAGAACTTGGCATATGTAAAGGGAAAAAATTATTTGATAAACGAGAAGTCTTAAAACAGAAAAGCATAAAAAAAGACTTGGATCGTGAAATTAAAAAATATAGATAAATCCTAATAACTTTTAAAAATAAAATAATCACATGAAACATGATCTCAACTAAAACTATAATATAATTAACAAAAATAGTAGTCATAATAACTATTATAACTACTATCCAACTTTTATTTTTCTTATAATCTTATAATCAATATTTTTTAACAAAAGCAAACTCAAATCCAAGCCCAGAATTTTCTTGAAAGCTTACATCAAATGTAGGTTTAAATCCTCCTAACTCGATTGCTAAATCTTCTTGAAGCTTTTTATTCACACTATTCGCATATGTAAAGGGCAGTATCATTCCAACAATTCGTGTTATAAGCATAGCACTACCCCCTATTCCTATTAAAGAAAGAGCAATTAAACCCATCTTATACTCTGATTCTTTTTGAGTATCAGGCAACTTATCAAACTGATACCTAGAATATAAACCATAAGCCAACAACCCTGCACCCAAAGCATCACAACTAAAAAGACTTATTCCTCCAATCAGGTCACCTTGAATGAAAGATCCTAGTCCAAATCCAACAGTAGCATTCAATATAAAAGGAAATAAGGTACCTGTTTTATTATTCTCATAGAATAAAAACCTCTCTCCCTCATCAAAAGCATTACCATTATTATTACTTTGAGCAAAACTAACAAAAACACAACTAAAAAATAACATTAAAATTAATATTCTTTTCATAACATACCCCCAATCATATAATTAAGTATTAAAAAAATAATCTAATTTATTTAATTTATTTAATACCTAATTATATATATAATAAACAAATTAATCAATTAAATTAAATAAATTATTTATTATATATATAATTTTACTTAAACTTAATTTTTTTAATATTACTACTTGAAATCCTTCTACCTACAGACATTCTAGATTTAACCATAAAATCATTAATATTAATCGCTTTAATAATATCTTTACTAGTAGAAAATTCTACATACTCTGGATTTAAAGCAAAATCTACAAATTCATCTTCATCATTTAAAAATTTATAAACCTTATCTGTAATAAACTTATTTATTTTAAATCTCTTAAGATAATAAAAATTATCAATCTTATTAAGATAAATTATAGAAAATATTTGCTCTTTAGAATTATTGATATCATAAACTAAAGCATCCAAATTGTTCTTATCAATAAAGGTTTTATCCTCAATATTTTTTAACAAATAAGAATTTTTTCTAAATATCAATATCTTATCATAGTGACTAGCATTACCAATAAACTCGCCATCAATAAGACTGGTTCCAACAAAACCAGTACTTAAGTTTAAATAAACCTTCATATTCTTTGTAGCTATTTCTCTAACATTTTTTGACTTAATCAGAGATATTTCCGTTTTTCTAAGATAAATTTTAGAATATTTTGCAAGAAGCTTATCAATAAAATTTATTGCATAACCCTTAATTGCATTAATATTACTCTCTACATTTTTCAATTCTTTATTTAAAATCTCAATGTCTTTATTATTTTTATCAATGTCAAACATACTTATCTTTCTAATAGGAATTTTAAGTAAATTTTCAATATCACTCAAAACAATATCTCTATACAGATTAGACCTATACTTTAAAATTTCATTTAACACAGTATCAATAATATTAGACTCTTTAGTAATAGTCTCAAGGATTTTATAAATCTTATTTTCAATAAATATTTGTTCCAAGCTCTTCGAAAATATCTTTTCAAGAATTTTATTTCTTTCCAATTCAAGTTCCATCTTTAAAACTTTCTGCAAATGTTCAGCATGAAATTTGATAATATCTGTAATAGTATAAATAACAGGATACCTATCACTTAATAAAAGCAAATTGACAGAAATAGATACTTGACAATTTGTATAATGATATAGTTTTTCTATCACTTCACTTGCATAAACTCCTCTTGGAAGAGTTAATTCAATTTCAACATTCTCAGTAGTAAAATCATTAATACTTGAAACTTTAATATAATTTTTCCTAATAGCTTTTTCAATTGAAGCTATCAAACTTTCAGTAGTCTCTCCAAATGGCAATTCTTTTATCAAAATAGCCTTATTGTCATCTGTAGGCTCAATTTTTGCACGAACTAATACTTTTCCATTTCCATCAGCATATTCATTAACATCCACTATACCGCCTGTTGGAAAATCAGGATAAAGCTCATAAGCTTCCCCAAGCAACTCACTCTTAACAGCACTTAGAATTTCATTAAAGTTATGAGGAAGAATTTTAGCAGCCATGCCAACAGCAATTCCTTCACTGCCTTGAATAAGTATCACAGGAATTTTAGCAGGAAAAATTAAAGGTTCATCATTTCGACCATCATACGATGGTTCATAAGAAGTTATTTCTTTGCTATAGAGAACCTCAAATGCTAACGAAGTTAATCGACATTCAATGTAACGTGAAGCAGAAGCAGGGTCTCCTGTTAAAAGATTACCAAAATTTCCTTGCTTCTCAATAAATAAATCTTTATTTGCTATATTAACGAGTGCTTCATAAATGGAAGTATCTCCATGAGGATGATATTTCATTGTATTACCAACAACATTTGCAACTTTATGAAAATTACCATCATTCATCTCAAAAAGCGAATGTATAATTCGTCTCTGAACAGGCTTAAATCCATCAATCACACTGGCAATTGCACGATCTTTAATAACATAAGATGAATATTGTAAAAAATTATCCTTAAGTACTGTTTTAATATCCATTAAATCAAATTCTCCATAATAAAGTTTCGTCTCTCAGGAGTATTTGGCCCCATATAAAATCCTAATTTTTCCTTTATCTCCTTAATATTGACAAGATCTACTTTTGTAAGCTTAATGCTAGAAACATCTATAAAATTCTTAAACTCACTTGGGGAAATTTCTCCAAGCCCTTTAAACCTTGTAACCTCAGGATTTTTAAGTTTAAGAATAGCTTTTTGCTTTTCTTCCTCAGAATAACAATAAATAGTAGAATTTTTATTTCTTACTCTAAAAAGTGGGGTTTCTAAAATGTAGATATGACCATTTAAAACCAAATCTTCAAAATAAGTCAAGAAAAATGTTAAAAGCAAATTTCTAATATGAAAACCATCAAAATCTGCATCTGTAGCAATTACTATCTTATTATACCTCAAATTTTCAATTGACTCCTCAATACCAAGAGCTACCATCATATTATAAAGTTCTTCATTTTTATATATTTCAGACTTACTCTTTTCAAACATATTTTGAGGCTTACCACGAAGGGAAAATATAGCTTGCGTATATACATCTCGACAAGATACCATTGACCCTGTTGCAGAATCTCCTTCTGTTAAGAATATCATAGTAGAATTAGACTGCATACTTTTCTCATTAAAGTGAAACTTACAATCCTTAAGCTTAGGAATTTTAAAAGATATTTTTCTTGCTCTTTCTTTTGCCTCCTTTCGTACACTACTTAATTCTTTTCTAAGACGCTCATTATCAACAACTTTATTTTCAATTACCTTTGCAAGTTGTTTATTCTTATAAAGGATCTCCAAAATTATTCTTTGAATTTCTTTAGCAATATCACTTCTAATTTCAATATTGCCAAGTTTATTTTTAGTTTGACTTTCAAACATTGGATCTTTTATTTTTACTGAAAGAGTAGCAACAAGCCCTTCTCTAATATCAGTTGATGAGTATGTTTTTTTTAGAAAATCATTGATAGCTCTAGCAAATCCTTCCCTAAACCCTGTCTGATGGGTACCCCCATCACTAGTATACTGTCCATTCACAAATGAAAAATACGTTTCACCATAATTGTTTGTATGAGAAAAAGCAAATTCCAAAGTCCTATTAGAATAATAAACAAAATCATAAAGTAAATCCTCACACTTAATCTCAGCATTCATAAAATCTAAAAGCCCATTATTAGAATGAAAAATTTCACCATTATAATTGATTTTTAAACCTTTATTCAAACAAGCATAATGAAAAAATCTTCTCCTTAAAAAATCTTCACTATATTTATATTTTCCAAAAATCTCCGTATCAGCTAAAAACTCAATATAAGTACCATCCTGCTCATAAGATTTACCCTCTTGAGTTTCAATTAAATTTCCTTTTGAAAAAACTGCCTCAAAAAACTTGCCTTGTCTCATTGACCTTACTAAAAATTTTGAACTTAAAGCATTAACAGCTTTAGTTCCAACTCCATTAAGTCCTACAGAAAATTGAAAAACATTATCATTATATTTAGCACCAGTATTAATAACCGACACACTCTCAACAACTTTTCCAAGAGGAATTCCACGACCATAATCTCTTACACAAATAACATTATCTTCTCTCTTTATCAAGATCTCATTACCATAACCCATAATAAATTCGTCAATTGAGTTGTCAATAATTTCTTTAACTAAAATATAAATACCATCATCAATATTAGAACCATCTCCCAATCTCCCAATATACATCCCAGATCTTAATCTAATATGTTCAAGAGAAGATAAGGTAATAATTTTACTCTCATCATAATTATTTGCTTTCATTCAAATTCCTATCAATATTATACTGAATTTTCATATCCTCTAATTTTTTCACTATCCTATCTCTAACAATAACATGAAGATTATCTATCTCATAATTTGTTAAGCTAGAAATATTTATTGGAAAATGAACATGCACATATATGGACAATCCTGAATTTAATATAAAATTTTTAATAAAAAACTTCTCTGTATTAAGCAAAGTAACAGGAATAATAGGAGAATTTGTTCTTAAAGCCAAATTAACAGAACCTCTTTTAAAATTTCGTGTTTTACCACCTCGATTCCTAGTCCCTTCAGGAAAAATGCCGATAGACCATCCTTTCTCAATAGCATCCATTGCTCTTTTTTGAGCAAGAGCAGAAGACTTTATATTACCCCTACTTACAAAAATAACTCCCATAGAAATTAACATAAAATTAACCAAGGGAATGCTTAAAAGTGATGATTTAACAACTATTATAAAAGGTTTCTTAAAAACAAGCATTAAAAAAAGCAGATCCATAGAAGCAATATGATTTGCCATTATAACAACACTACGTTCATAAGAATAAAAAGCATCATCCCTTGTAATAATCAATTTAATTCCAATAATCCGAAAACCTATCTTAACAGCAAATCTAATAAGAATAAAAACACATTTTATAAAATAAGCTTCAAATCTAAAAATCTTAAAAATCAAAAACACTGGAAATAAAACCGTCAAAATCAAAATGATTAACCCAAAAATAATATAAGCAACAATGCTTCCAAATATTTTCATAAGATTTATCCTAATTTTTCTATCCTCTCAAGTTTTAATTTGTATCCCTTTACCAAGCTTACCTCATCTTTTAAAATTTTGATAGGATTAAGTACAATGGTAGAAAATTTTTGCTTTTGTACTATTTTCTCATTATGTTCAATAATAAATGACTTCCTTATAGTGGTGTCATCCATGCTAATCTCATATTCAAGAATTAAATCATTATTTAAACTAAAAACATTAAAAATTCCATAATAAATATTATCTTCAACAATATAAGTTAAATTGGGATAAGCAAAATCATAAATAATATCCTTGTATACATAATTACCATTTGGAATAAAACAAGATTTTTTCTTGTCATACTTATCCTTAGCCAAAATAGAATCATCAAATCGTTTAAAAACACCTGAAAATCCATATTTATCATAAGCATCTGTTCCAGTATCAACTTTTATCTCAATGTTATCAAGATCAATTATTTTAATCCAAAAATTATACACTATTAAATCTGAAAAAATAGATTTTGTACTAATATTAAGGGTATTATAGGTAGGCTTTGAGATATAATCAATGTGTGCAATTTCCTGAGAATTATTTTTAAAAATACTAATCTCATTAGGACTTCTACTAAATGATAAAAATAAAATATTATCAATATTTAATCCCCCTAAACGGCTATGGGCATTAACATCATACCAAATACCATACAAAAACTTATAAACTTCATCTTTAGGCAAATTTTTTAAAGTCTTATATATACCATTATCTATCCTACCAACATTCTCACTAGCAGATAAAGGATAATACTTACCCTGCGATTGGGAATACTCATACTTTTCTATTTTACTAAATATCATATCCTCACCACCCTGCTTCTCATATCTCTCCAAAGAAATAGAATAACTCTCCCTTGACTTCTTTTCATCATAAGCTGAAGACCTGTCATATTTATTTATAATAATATTTCCATTAACTTTATCAAAAAAAATAGGTCTATATGATGCAACATCATTTGGAATTGCTCTTTGAAAAACA is a genomic window containing:
- a CDS encoding bifunctional 5,10-methylenetetrahydrofolate dehydrogenase/5,10-methenyltetrahydrofolate cyclohydrolase gives rise to the protein MGNIFDGKSFANQYYLLLKDFLIYHDLVDKISLKVILANDNPASKLYVSVKERVSKEIGINLNVIRLAKNSGQNDILQSIEYENLNESTDGIIVQLPICGSINLNLVLNSILDFKDVDGLSAINLGKLILGDKRGFIPCTALAVLKVLFDQGIEISGKTVVVVGRSSLVGRPISILLSCKPYDATVITCHSRSINLGSYIKQADIIISAVGKPKLIDASMIVGNQCVIDIGISRVEIDGNTTIVGDVDFESVKDNVKFITPVIGGIGPVTVLMLMFNTIKAHLISHCKFDVLEKLEKLVEV
- a CDS encoding DUF188 domain-containing protein, giving the protein MLNKIFVDADSCNFRVIKFLQNFVLIREVGLILVANRYLNLEISNNTIVKVVNNVDSFILELVDENSIVVTRDILLVKKLLNFQIRVINDEGQIFDKNNINYLYFRSKLNINLGIKVKKYFNESSAKFKYSNFTMSFHRLFFS
- the lepB gene encoding signal peptidase I, translating into MSSYLTFEQRLLQKKRRQDFLSFILLFLILNYFFTKFVLQIFTFQGDEMSPLITKNNSLIFVSKYMRTFFKPLKINDIVLYEDLNLKKNFILDFFRDLFLLNKFFNKKSYKIAKIVATHGDIVYVKGFDVLIYKRDNNLYYLNGKLMSGYELNNFFSFNEIIKCFVLKKNEFFLLNENLKILNDSRVFGPVKKSHILSLLMLKIVDNKIVK
- the lepB gene encoding signal peptidase I, coding for MYLEKLDSFANFLVRIVERYLTYRKRKKYFYKLKAKKRGFIINFLFELLGAAIFVLGINQYFLQAYRIPSGSMENTLQVGDLLFVDKFSYGPELLPGVLKVNGLQEPNETDIVIFENIEYKSKGLFFDILHRLLYMLTFSFIDLDKDENGNPSVRFLVKRALFSDGQLVRFREGKVFVKKEGEENFIEEDFYKTSLGYTFSIKKSIQDLDYKVYDNLAMFIALNQLSINVENMSDFSFFNVKELDRFEVERLEYRYLVAFMPYVDYYMEKAITKDYGIYVPYGYILPIGDNRDNSYDGRFFGVIDKDKILGRAIFIYFPLSRIGLI
- a CDS encoding SUMF1/EgtB/PvdO family nonheme iron enzyme is translated as MLEENGNLINTNTNEEMLKVKLKPVLGITPKVYIFFIIIILPLIIPVILIINNKLKNPGAYLKIKTNINNAHVYLNEKYIGRTPLNKYTSATKGILKIQRLGFEPYEKKIEIHNSLFKTYKFSIDLKLRDPDKIIAQRQKELSVMTKIKNTNNNIKLIPVFSLLLNDFKNNPEHIIKFFKSSIRYLNSNEIFKDFLKSYKRIYLIKSNNNKEIWESLQQNFNLDNRSIIWFFQNLDKEQQKQISQETWFQALTEKLKNNNKILKFKNNRINLHLNNFTKIQSKNIENIQNYKLYSQNIKLKTTYNLKEFLIQNKNVTKAEYQDFLNENPKWTLNNKDNLIKEELVDESYLKTFKQMPSNEDITNISYHAAIEYAKWYSLNLPKGFKARLPIAQEWELYQQEVPTSINSINVNEISKKVGFWNLMQNSNFNDTLLFQNDYENDIYSTNLNFNSLYTEIRTYNYNDNKMLKPSTQASFFKSWSYSPNIGFRLVIEKE
- the smpB gene encoding SsrA-binding protein SmpB codes for the protein MNMSILLLENKKASFNYFIEDKINCGIVLKGTEVKSIKLKKFSFNDSFANIKKDEIWLENLHIAKYKEGNTFNHEETRRRKLLITKKEIQKLKKFKEKEGYTLVPISIYLKNSLIKVELGICKGKKLFDKREVLKQKSIKKDLDREIKKYR
- a CDS encoding P13 family porin, with translation MKRILILMLFFSCVFVSFAQSNNNGNAFDEGERFLFYENNKTGTLFPFILNATVGFGLGSFIQGDLIGGISLFSCDALGAGLLAYGLYSRYQFDKLPDTQKESEYKMGLIALSLIGIGGSAMLITRIVGMILPFTYANSVNKKLQEDLAIELGGFKPTFDVSFQENSGLGFEFAFVKKY
- a CDS encoding DNA topoisomerase IV subunit A, translating into MDIKTVLKDNFLQYSSYVIKDRAIASVIDGFKPVQRRIIHSLFEMNDGNFHKVANVVGNTMKYHPHGDTSIYEALVNIANKDLFIEKQGNFGNLLTGDPASASRYIECRLTSLAFEVLYSKEITSYEPSYDGRNDEPLIFPAKIPVILIQGSEGIAVGMAAKILPHNFNEILSAVKSELLGEAYELYPDFPTGGIVDVNEYADGNGKVLVRAKIEPTDDNKAILIKELPFGETTESLIASIEKAIRKNYIKVSSINDFTTENVEIELTLPRGVYASEVIEKLYHYTNCQVSISVNLLLLSDRYPVIYTITDIIKFHAEHLQKVLKMELELERNKILEKIFSKSLEQIFIENKIYKILETITKESNIIDTVLNEILKYRSNLYRDIVLSDIENLLKIPIRKISMFDIDKNNKDIEILNKELKNVESNINAIKGYAINFIDKLLAKYSKIYLRKTEISLIKSKNVREIATKNMKVYLNLSTGFVGTSLIDGEFIGNASHYDKILIFRKNSYLLKNIEDKTFIDKNNLDALVYDINNSKEQIFSIIYLNKIDNFYYLKRFKINKFITDKVYKFLNDEDEFVDFALNPEYVEFSTSKDIIKAININDFMVKSRMSVGRRISSSNIKKIKFK